The Klebsiella sp. RHBSTW-00484 genome includes a window with the following:
- a CDS encoding SDR family oxidoreductase, translating into MIAKDFAQQLFNLQDRVAFVTGAGSGIGQMIAYGLASAGARVVCFDLREDGGLAETVKNIEAIGGQACFYTGDVRQLSDLRAGVALAKSRFGRLDVAVNAAGIANANPALEMETEQWQRVIDINLTGVWNSCKAEAELMQEFGGGSIINIASMSGIIVNRGLEQAHYNCSKAGVIHLSKSLAMEWVDKGIRVNSISPGYTATPMNTRPEMVHQTREFESQTPIQRMAKVEEMAGPALFLASDAASFCTGVDLVVDGGFVCW; encoded by the coding sequence ATGATCGCAAAAGATTTTGCTCAACAACTGTTTAATCTGCAGGACCGCGTGGCCTTCGTGACCGGCGCGGGCAGCGGTATCGGTCAGATGATTGCTTACGGCCTCGCCAGCGCAGGCGCTCGGGTAGTCTGCTTCGATCTCCGCGAAGACGGCGGCCTTGCTGAAACCGTTAAAAATATTGAAGCGATTGGTGGGCAGGCCTGCTTCTATACCGGTGATGTACGCCAGCTCAGCGATCTGCGCGCGGGCGTTGCGCTAGCCAAAAGCCGCTTCGGTCGCCTTGACGTCGCCGTTAACGCTGCCGGTATCGCCAACGCCAACCCGGCGCTGGAAATGGAAACCGAGCAGTGGCAGCGGGTTATCGATATTAACCTCACCGGCGTGTGGAACTCCTGTAAAGCAGAAGCTGAACTGATGCAGGAATTCGGCGGCGGCTCGATTATTAATATCGCCTCCATGTCCGGCATTATTGTTAACCGTGGCCTTGAGCAGGCGCATTATAATTGCTCCAAAGCCGGTGTTATCCATCTCTCCAAAAGCCTCGCCATGGAATGGGTCGACAAAGGGATCCGCGTTAACTCTATCAGCCCGGGCTATACCGCTACGCCAATGAACACTCGCCCAGAGATGGTCCATCAAACTCGCGAATTTGAAAGCCAGACACCAATTCAGCGCATGGCGAAAGTTGAAGAGATGGCCGGGCCAGCGCTGTTCCTCGCAAGCGATGCCGCATCATTCTGTACTGGCGTTGACCTGGTGGTCGATGGTGGTTTTGTCTGCTGGTAA
- a CDS encoding DUF2291 family protein, with protein MFKKTWLALAVLTLGGCRIVSQQELADLKSPPNPHMTSIDKTWQDQIVPQVVARARPVAELMTTLRAAKDFDSACKTLGYRAQDENPCVFYVKVEGNISKIDSASRSGKMTIQDLSGSNVVVQIGPTLRGTLLRDGYQGASYQDFNDQVLFGEYGRAINEHAVNMIQAAQVKTGETTQVYGVFSAWDIPQTIPDITPAKIVRAGGQ; from the coding sequence ATGTTTAAAAAAACCTGGCTGGCACTGGCCGTTCTTACGCTTGGAGGCTGCCGTATTGTCTCTCAGCAAGAGCTGGCCGATCTTAAATCCCCGCCCAATCCGCACATGACGAGTATTGATAAAACGTGGCAGGACCAGATCGTTCCGCAGGTCGTTGCCAGGGCTCGTCCCGTTGCCGAGTTGATGACCACCCTGCGCGCGGCGAAAGATTTCGACAGCGCCTGCAAAACGTTAGGCTATCGCGCTCAGGATGAGAATCCATGCGTTTTTTACGTCAAAGTTGAAGGTAATATCAGCAAAATTGATTCTGCTTCCCGTAGCGGAAAAATGACCATTCAGGATCTCAGCGGCAGCAACGTGGTGGTGCAAATTGGCCCAACGCTGCGCGGTACGTTATTACGCGACGGCTATCAAGGTGCCAGCTATCAGGACTTTAACGACCAGGTACTGTTTGGCGAATATGGTCGGGCGATTAACGAACATGCGGTCAATATGATTCAAGCGGCACAGGTGAAAACCGGCGAAACGACACAGGTATATGGCGTGTTTTCAGCCTGGGATATTCCGCAGACCATTCCTGATATTACGCCAGCGAAAATTGTTCGTGCGGGAGGACAATAA
- a CDS encoding sugar ABC transporter ATP-binding protein translates to MQRQELVNSQPVESEVIIETRGLSRVYPGVIALDNVDYRVYRNKVNVLIGENGAGKSTMMKMLAGVETPSSGQIILDGTPVTLSSTHQAEKQGISIIFQELNLFPNMNVMDNIFMANEFFQKGKINEKYQYELAKKLLERLELNVDPYTQLGELGIGHQQLVEIARALSKDTRVLIMDEPTSALSQSEVKILFNVIEQLKRRGVTIIYISHRLEELMEIGDHITIFRDGRFISERDVSDASIPWIIEQMVGDKKKHFDYQPAPKGEAVLAVEGLTALHHSGGYKLNDVTFTLSKGEVIGIYGLLGAGRTELFKGLVGLMPCQNGSVHLNGENIGKTQFQARLKKGLALVPEDRQGEGVVQMMSIQSNMTLSDFSLKGFRQAWKWLNPQKEIVSVKEMIRELAIKVSDPELPITSLSGGNQQKVVLGKALMTQPQVVFLDEPTRGIDVGAKTDVYHLIGKMAHQGLAVMFSSSELDEVMALADRILVMADGRITADLPRHAVTREKLIAASTPQD, encoded by the coding sequence ATGCAGCGGCAAGAACTCGTCAATTCCCAACCAGTCGAATCTGAAGTTATTATCGAAACCCGCGGATTGTCTCGCGTTTATCCAGGCGTTATTGCCTTAGATAACGTGGACTATCGGGTCTATCGAAATAAAGTAAACGTTCTGATCGGTGAAAATGGTGCGGGTAAATCCACCATGATGAAAATGCTTGCTGGCGTTGAAACCCCCTCCTCCGGTCAAATTATTCTTGATGGTACTCCGGTTACCCTTAGCTCGACTCACCAGGCCGAAAAACAGGGAATCAGCATCATTTTTCAGGAATTAAATTTATTCCCGAATATGAACGTCATGGATAATATTTTCATGGCTAACGAGTTCTTCCAGAAAGGGAAGATCAACGAAAAATATCAATATGAGTTAGCCAAAAAATTACTGGAAAGGCTGGAGCTCAATGTCGATCCCTATACCCAACTTGGTGAATTAGGTATCGGTCACCAGCAGTTGGTTGAAATTGCACGCGCACTTTCAAAGGACACGCGCGTATTAATCATGGACGAACCTACTTCTGCACTCAGTCAGTCGGAAGTCAAAATCCTGTTTAACGTCATTGAGCAGCTTAAACGTCGCGGCGTCACCATTATTTATATTTCCCATCGACTGGAAGAGCTGATGGAAATTGGTGACCACATCACTATTTTCCGCGACGGACGCTTTATCAGCGAGCGCGATGTCAGTGATGCCAGTATCCCGTGGATCATCGAACAGATGGTCGGCGATAAGAAAAAACATTTCGACTATCAGCCCGCACCGAAGGGCGAGGCGGTACTTGCCGTTGAAGGTCTGACGGCGTTACACCACAGCGGCGGTTATAAGCTCAACGATGTGACCTTCACATTAAGTAAAGGGGAAGTGATTGGTATATACGGCCTGCTGGGCGCCGGGCGCACGGAGCTGTTTAAAGGCCTGGTCGGGCTGATGCCTTGCCAGAACGGCAGCGTCCATCTTAACGGTGAAAATATTGGCAAAACTCAGTTTCAGGCGCGGCTTAAAAAAGGGCTGGCGTTAGTTCCTGAGGACCGGCAGGGCGAAGGCGTGGTGCAGATGATGTCGATTCAATCGAATATGACCTTATCTGATTTCAGCCTGAAAGGTTTTCGCCAGGCATGGAAGTGGCTGAACCCGCAAAAAGAGATTGTCAGCGTCAAAGAGATGATCCGCGAACTGGCTATTAAGGTCAGCGATCCTGAACTGCCAATCACCTCTTTAAGCGGCGGCAACCAACAAAAAGTGGTGCTGGGCAAAGCGTTAATGACGCAACCACAGGTTGTTTTTCTCGATGAGCCAACGCGCGGCATCGATGTGGGTGCCAAAACTGACGTTTATCACCTGATTGGCAAAATGGCCCACCAGGGTCTGGCAGTGATGTTCTCTTCATCGGAACTGGATGAAGTCATGGCGCTGGCGGATCGCATCCTGGTGATGGCCGATGGCCGTATTACCGCCGATTTACCGCGTCATGCGGTTACCCGCGAAAAATTAATCGCGGCTTCAACACCTCAAGATTAA
- a CDS encoding D-ribose ABC transporter substrate-binding protein, whose protein sequence is MKLRLTLLTAATLTAFSFAAQAAEKGTIMIMVNSLDNPYYASEAKGASEKAKELGYQTTILSHGEDVKKQNELIDTAIGKKVQGIILDNADSTASVAAIEKAKKAGIPVVLINREIPVDDVALEQITHNNFQAGSEVANVFVEKMAEKGKYAELTCNLADNNCVTRSKSFHQVIDQYPDMVSVAKQDAKGTLIDGKRIMDSILQAHPDVKGVICGNGPVALGAIAALKAANRTDVVVVGIDGRNDERDAVKAGTLQATVMLQAQAIAAQGVTDLDNYLQKGEKPAKQRVMFRGILITQDNADKVQDFNIKS, encoded by the coding sequence ATGAAATTACGTTTAACGCTTTTAACAGCCGCTACCCTGACCGCTTTTTCTTTTGCCGCCCAGGCAGCAGAAAAAGGCACCATCATGATCATGGTAAACTCGCTGGATAATCCGTATTACGCTTCTGAAGCCAAAGGCGCCAGTGAGAAAGCCAAAGAGCTGGGATACCAGACCACCATTCTTTCGCATGGCGAAGATGTAAAAAAACAGAATGAACTGATCGATACCGCCATCGGTAAAAAAGTTCAGGGCATTATTCTGGATAATGCTGACTCTACCGCCAGCGTCGCGGCGATTGAAAAAGCGAAAAAAGCCGGTATTCCAGTGGTATTAATCAACCGCGAAATCCCTGTCGATGACGTCGCCCTTGAGCAGATTACCCATAATAACTTCCAGGCCGGTTCTGAAGTCGCCAACGTATTTGTTGAGAAGATGGCGGAGAAAGGAAAATATGCCGAACTGACCTGTAACCTTGCGGATAATAACTGCGTTACCCGCTCTAAATCTTTCCACCAGGTTATCGACCAATACCCGGATATGGTCAGCGTGGCGAAGCAAGATGCCAAAGGGACGTTGATCGATGGCAAACGCATTATGGACAGTATTCTGCAAGCACACCCTGACGTGAAGGGCGTAATTTGCGGCAACGGTCCTGTCGCTCTTGGCGCAATTGCCGCGCTGAAAGCCGCCAATCGCACCGATGTCGTGGTTGTTGGTATCGATGGTAGAAACGACGAACGCGATGCGGTGAAAGCCGGAACCCTGCAGGCCACGGTGATGCTCCAGGCCCAGGCTATCGCCGCTCAGGGCGTGACCGATCTGGATAACTACCTGCAAAAAGGTGAAAAACCAGCGAAGCAGCGCGTGATGTTCCGCGGGATTCTGATCACTCAAGACAATGCAGACAAAGTTCAGGACTTCAATATCAAGTCCTGA
- a CDS encoding SDR family oxidoreductase produces MQRNFKNKTVVITGACRGIGAGIAERFARDGANLVMVSNAERVHETAETLRQRYQADILSLQVDVTDEAQVQSLYEQAAARFGTIDVSIQNAGVITIDYYDRMPKADFEKVLAVNTTGVWLCCREAAKYMVKQNHGSLINTSSGQGRQGFIYTPHYAASKMGVIGITQSLAHELAQWNITVNAFCPGIIESEMWDYNDRVWGEVLSTEQKRYGKGELMAEWVEGIPMKRAGKPEDVAGLVAFLASDDARYLTGQTINIDGGLIMS; encoded by the coding sequence ATGCAAAGAAATTTCAAAAACAAAACGGTTGTTATCACTGGCGCATGCCGTGGAATTGGTGCCGGTATTGCTGAGCGCTTTGCTCGCGACGGCGCAAATCTGGTGATGGTTTCTAACGCCGAGCGCGTTCACGAAACGGCGGAAACCTTACGCCAGCGCTATCAGGCTGACATCCTGTCATTACAGGTTGATGTGACCGATGAAGCGCAGGTGCAGTCACTGTACGAGCAGGCGGCAGCGCGCTTCGGCACGATTGATGTCTCTATTCAGAACGCAGGCGTGATCACCATCGACTATTACGATCGCATGCCGAAAGCCGACTTTGAAAAAGTGCTGGCCGTTAACACCACCGGCGTTTGGCTGTGCTGTCGCGAAGCCGCCAAGTACATGGTGAAACAAAACCACGGCAGCCTGATTAACACCTCTTCCGGCCAGGGCCGTCAGGGCTTTATCTACACTCCACATTACGCGGCCAGCAAAATGGGCGTTATCGGCATCACCCAGAGCCTGGCTCACGAGCTGGCACAGTGGAATATCACCGTCAACGCCTTCTGTCCGGGCATTATTGAAAGCGAGATGTGGGATTACAACGACCGCGTATGGGGCGAAGTCCTCAGCACCGAGCAGAAACGCTACGGCAAGGGTGAGCTGATGGCGGAGTGGGTCGAAGGCATTCCGATGAAGCGCGCGGGCAAACCAGAAGATGTTGCCGGACTGGTGGCTTTCCTGGCGTCTGACGATGCACGTTATCTCACCGGGCAGACCATCAATATCGATGGCGGCCTGATTATGTCGTAA
- a CDS encoding FGGY family carbohydrate kinase: protein MQATRKEFIIALDEGTTNAKAVVLDSRGDVVVKFSQPLAIQTPRDGWVEQSGEVLVEASLDVIAKAVEHVGAENVAALAISNQRETAIGWYRQSGKPINAAITWQCTRSASFCDELRRDNKEQQIKTTTGLPIAPLFSASKMRWLLESIPEGRMLAERGEICLGTIDSWLLWNLTQGEAFHCDHSNAARTQLLNLQTGQWDDEMLALFQIPRAALPEIKPSSGLFGYTRGLNNIPDGIPVMAMVGDSHAALFGHALGELGCVKATYGTGSSVMAPVKSAQCDIDALATTIAWHDGDSITYGLEGNIPHTGDAVAWMADSTGLSELSDAELAHELNTLPASVDSTLGVYFVPALTGLGAPWWDDSARGVICGLSRGVKRAHLIRAALESITYQIADVVVAMRQQDDFHLAALMVDGGPTKNDWLMQYQADLLGCPVMRSDVAELSAIGAALLARKALTPGSVTDLKAFLTEHSEFIPDMARHQRLQKRWQEWRHAVNRTLWKPATSA from the coding sequence ATGCAGGCAACACGTAAAGAGTTCATCATTGCACTGGACGAAGGCACCACTAACGCCAAAGCCGTCGTGCTCGATAGCCGCGGTGACGTGGTAGTGAAATTCTCGCAGCCGCTGGCGATTCAAACGCCGCGCGATGGTTGGGTCGAGCAATCGGGAGAAGTTCTGGTCGAAGCCTCACTCGACGTTATCGCTAAAGCGGTTGAACACGTGGGTGCAGAGAACGTCGCCGCATTGGCCATCAGCAACCAGCGCGAGACCGCCATCGGTTGGTATCGCCAGAGCGGTAAACCCATTAACGCCGCCATCACCTGGCAGTGTACCCGCAGCGCCTCATTTTGCGATGAACTGCGCCGCGACAACAAAGAGCAGCAAATCAAAACCACCACCGGCCTGCCGATCGCGCCTCTGTTCTCGGCCTCAAAAATGCGCTGGCTGCTGGAATCCATTCCTGAAGGCCGCATGTTGGCAGAGCGCGGAGAAATCTGCCTCGGCACTATCGACAGCTGGCTGCTGTGGAACTTAACCCAGGGCGAAGCGTTCCATTGCGATCACTCCAATGCCGCGCGCACTCAGTTGCTGAACCTGCAAACCGGACAGTGGGATGACGAGATGCTGGCACTGTTCCAGATCCCTCGCGCCGCGCTGCCGGAGATTAAACCTTCCAGCGGATTATTTGGCTATACCCGCGGGCTGAACAATATCCCTGACGGTATCCCGGTGATGGCGATGGTGGGTGATTCCCACGCCGCGCTGTTTGGTCACGCGCTTGGCGAACTGGGCTGCGTTAAAGCCACCTACGGCACGGGGTCATCAGTGATGGCGCCGGTAAAATCCGCACAGTGCGATATCGACGCACTGGCCACCACCATCGCCTGGCACGACGGCGACAGCATCACCTACGGACTCGAAGGTAATATTCCGCATACCGGCGATGCGGTTGCGTGGATGGCCGACAGCACCGGCTTAAGCGAGCTTTCTGATGCCGAACTGGCTCACGAGCTCAATACCCTCCCCGCCTCCGTGGACTCTACGCTGGGCGTCTATTTTGTGCCAGCCCTTACCGGACTTGGCGCACCATGGTGGGATGACAGCGCCCGCGGCGTAATTTGCGGCCTAAGCCGTGGCGTTAAACGCGCGCACCTGATTCGCGCCGCGCTGGAGTCCATCACCTATCAAATCGCCGATGTTGTTGTCGCCATGCGTCAGCAGGATGACTTCCACCTGGCGGCATTAATGGTCGACGGCGGCCCAACAAAAAATGATTGGTTAATGCAGTATCAGGCCGACCTGCTGGGATGCCCGGTGATGCGCAGCGATGTTGCCGAACTCTCGGCGATTGGCGCAGCCCTTCTGGCCCGCAAAGCCCTGACCCCAGGCTCGGTAACCGACCTGAAAGCCTTCTTAACCGAACATAGCGAATTTATCCCCGATATGGCCCGCCACCAGCGCCTGCAGAAAAGATGGCAGGAGTGGCGCCATGCGGTGAACAGAACATTATGGAAACCGGCAACGTCCGCCTGA
- the yqaB gene encoding fructose-1-phosphate/6-phosphogluconate phosphatase, whose amino-acid sequence MYSHYHGLIFDMDGTLFDTEPLHRQAWLSVFAAENIVITEEELIPFNGSAPWQVASQVVALKGLTADPFLLADRKKQAIEKLLQTAEIQALPAMDILLAWQGKKPLALGTGSERSTVDILLNRFNLTQRFAAIVSADRVKNHKPAADTFLLCANEIQVQPEHCLVFEDSRFGIEAAKNAGMDVIDVNTLS is encoded by the coding sequence ATGTATAGCCACTACCACGGCCTTATTTTTGATATGGACGGAACGCTTTTTGACACCGAACCTTTGCACCGCCAGGCCTGGTTAAGCGTATTCGCCGCTGAAAATATTGTGATTACTGAAGAAGAACTCATCCCGTTTAACGGCTCAGCCCCCTGGCAGGTCGCCAGTCAGGTTGTCGCCTTAAAAGGATTAACCGCCGATCCGTTCTTACTGGCCGATCGCAAAAAGCAGGCCATTGAAAAATTGCTACAGACGGCGGAAATCCAGGCTTTACCCGCGATGGACATTTTACTGGCGTGGCAGGGTAAAAAGCCCCTCGCACTGGGCACCGGCAGCGAGCGCAGTACCGTGGACATTCTGCTTAACCGCTTTAATTTAACCCAGCGTTTTGCCGCTATCGTCTCCGCAGACCGGGTTAAAAACCACAAACCCGCCGCCGACACATTTTTATTGTGCGCCAACGAAATCCAAGTACAGCCAGAACACTGCCTCGTTTTTGAAGATTCCCGTTTTGGGATTGAGGCGGCGAAAAATGCGGGTATGGACGTGATTGACGTTAATACTCTGAGCTAA
- a CDS encoding ABC transporter permease: MNQKYMIYMYLLKARTFIALLLVIAFFSVMVPNFLTTSNLLIMTQHVAITGLLAIGMTLVILTGGIDLSVGAVAGICGMVAGALLTNGLPLWNGSVIFFNVPEVILCVAIFGILVGFINGAVITRFGVAPFICTLGMMYVARGSALLFNNGSTYPNLNGIEALGNTGFATLGSGTLMGIYLPIWLMIGFLLLGFWLTTKTPLGRYIYAIGGNESAARLAGVPIVKAKIFVYAFSGLCAAFVGLIVASQLQTAHPMTGNMFEMDAIGATVLGGTALAGGRGRVTGSIIGAFVIVFLADGMVMMGVSDFWQMVIKGVVIVTAVVVDQFQQKLQNKVILMRRHEEKLATAGATS, translated from the coding sequence ATGAACCAGAAATATATGATTTATATGTACCTGCTGAAGGCCAGAACGTTTATCGCTCTGCTGCTGGTTATCGCGTTCTTCAGCGTGATGGTACCGAATTTCCTGACCACATCTAACCTGCTGATAATGACTCAGCACGTGGCCATCACCGGCCTGCTGGCCATCGGCATGACGCTGGTTATCCTGACCGGAGGGATCGACCTTTCCGTCGGTGCCGTCGCCGGGATCTGCGGAATGGTTGCGGGGGCATTATTGACCAATGGTCTGCCCTTATGGAACGGCAGCGTCATCTTCTTCAATGTGCCTGAAGTGATTCTGTGCGTGGCTATTTTCGGCATCCTCGTCGGCTTTATTAACGGCGCGGTGATCACCCGCTTCGGCGTCGCTCCTTTCATCTGTACGCTGGGCATGATGTATGTCGCCAGGGGTTCCGCACTGCTGTTCAACAACGGCAGCACCTATCCTAACCTCAACGGGATAGAAGCGCTGGGCAACACCGGTTTCGCCACCCTGGGGTCCGGGACGTTGATGGGGATTTATCTGCCCATCTGGCTGATGATCGGCTTCCTGCTGCTGGGCTTCTGGCTGACCACCAAAACCCCGCTGGGCCGCTATATCTACGCTATCGGCGGTAACGAATCCGCTGCTCGCCTGGCCGGTGTCCCAATCGTTAAAGCAAAAATATTCGTCTACGCCTTCTCTGGCCTGTGCGCTGCGTTCGTTGGCCTGATTGTCGCTTCGCAGCTGCAAACCGCGCACCCAATGACCGGCAATATGTTCGAAATGGATGCTATCGGTGCCACCGTACTCGGCGGAACCGCGCTGGCGGGCGGCCGTGGTCGGGTGACTGGCTCAATTATTGGTGCTTTCGTTATCGTCTTCCTTGCCGACGGCATGGTGATGATGGGAGTCAGCGATTTCTGGCAAATGGTCATTAAGGGCGTGGTTATCGTCACCGCCGTCGTCGTCGACCAGTTCCAGCAGAAACTACAGAACAAGGTCATCCTGATGCGCCGCCATGAAGAGAAACTGGCGACGGCAGGAGCCACCAGCTAA
- a CDS encoding Hok/Gef family protein: protein MLTKYALVAVIVLCLTALGFTLMVRDSLCELSIKERSMEFKAVLAYETKK from the coding sequence ATGCTGACAAAGTACGCTCTGGTGGCTGTCATAGTGTTATGTCTGACAGCGCTGGGATTCACGTTAATGGTACGCGACTCGCTGTGCGAGCTGAGTATCAAAGAACGTAGTATGGAGTTTAAGGCCGTTCTCGCTTACGAAACGAAGAAGTAG